One Bacteroidales bacterium genomic window, CGTTCTTTATTTAGCATTTCGAAACTTTTGCGAGGCATTATTATCTCACCACGTATTTCAAATTCTTCTGGAAAATTATTACCTTTTAATTTTAGCGGAATGCTTTTAATAGTTCTAATGTTCAATGTAACATCATCTCCACTTTCACCATCACCTCTTGTAACTGCCTGAAACAACAAACCATTTTTATAGGTCAACCCTATTGCAACTCCATCAAATTTCAATTCACAAACATATTCAAAATCGCTGCCAATTGCTTTTTTTACTCTTTCATCAAAATCCCTAAGGTCATTTTCGGAATATGTATTTCCAAGTGAAAGCATCGGATACTTATGTAAAACTTGTTTGAATTCTTTTGTAATGCCGCCACCTACTCTCTGTGTCGGCGAATCGGATTGAGCAAATTCAGGAAATTTATTTTCAAGTTTAATAAGTTCTTTCATAACCAAATCATACTCATAATCGCTAATTACGGGTTTTGCCAAGTCATAATAGAGTTTATTATGCTCTTCGATTTGCTTTGTTAATTCCTGAATTTTTATTTTAGCTTCTTTCTGATTCATAAACAAATAATAAAATTTATAAAAACAAGATACAAATATATTTAACTTTCGACAAAGTTTTGTGTACAAGATTTTAATTTAAAAAAATAGTTAACATAAGAATTCAAACAGAAATTAAAAATAAATATGTATATTTATTTTTTCGATTCATAAGAATGTATAAAAAACTACTTTTTTTTACGATAATTTTATCCGTCAATTTCGCTTTAGCACAAGTGAGTGAGTTTTTCGTACACTAAAATTAAGATTTAATTTTAATATACTTAAATATGTTTTTTTACATTTCAAAAATATTATCATTTCTCTTAAATCCATTTATGTGGATAGCGATTCTGCTTTTTGTTTCTTTATTTTCCAAAAATCAAACACAAAAAAAACGTTCTTTTATATTGGCTCTGCTTCTGCTGATTATTTTTTCCAATACTTTTATTTTCAACAAAGTCATGTATTGGTGGGAAGAACCTGCCGTAAATCAAAATAGAATCACACAGCCGTATGATGTAGGAATTGTTCTCGGCGGCGGAATTGCCGTGAACGACCCCGAAATGAGCCGCATAAATTTCAGGAGCAGTACCGACAGGTTTTTGCAGACATTATCTCTTTATAAATTAAAAAAAATAAAAAAGATTTTACTTGTCGGCGGTGATGCACGACTTTTTAAAAACGATGAAAAAGAGGCGGAAACATTAAAAAAATACATGCTCTTAATAGGTATTCCCGACTCCGATATTATTATTGAAACAAATTCCGTGAACACATATCAGAATGCTGTTTACACAAAAAAAATTCTTGTCGATAAATTCCCTAAAGGAAAATACCTTCTTATAACCTCGGGTTACCATATAAAAAGAGCAATGGCTTGCTTTGAAAAAGCAGGCGTAAAGGTATTTCCATACAGCGTTGACCGCCGCTCCGGTAAAACCAGCTACGATATTGATTTGCTCCTTATTCCAAGTGTCGAAACCCTGTGTTCATGGAATGGCTTGTTTCATGAATGGCTCGGATACTTCAGTTATTTAATAATGGGATATGTTTAATAGTTTAAAGTTTAATGTCTAAAGTTTAAAGTTTCGGGATTTTGTTGTTTGTGCAAAACCTCGATATTCATTTTTTATTTTCAAAAAGTTTTGAATAATAAAATTTTCATCAGGGTAAAACAAAAGTTTTAATCTTTCAATAAATTTTCAAGCAAAATTATAAACCTATTTCTTTTTGTTTTTTAATGCAATTGCTCTATTATCGAAATATTGAGCTTTTTCTTTATTGCCAAGCAACTTGTATGTTAATGCTAAATTATTAATAATATTCAAGCTATTGGGGTCAATCTTGTATGCAGCTTCGAGTACATTAACTGATTTATCGTATCTTTTCTGAATTCCATAAGCTACTCCGAGATTTGTTAATGTTATCACATCATTGGAGTTTAAGCTAATTGATTTTTCGAGGTAAAAAATAGATTTGTCAAGGTCGTTCTTATATTGCCCGTATAATGTACCTAACTTAAAAACCACATAT contains:
- a CDS encoding YdcF family protein, with amino-acid sequence MFFYISKILSFLLNPFMWIAILLFVSLFSKNQTQKKRSFILALLLLIIFSNTFIFNKVMYWWEEPAVNQNRITQPYDVGIVLGGGIAVNDPEMSRINFRSSTDRFLQTLSLYKLKKIKKILLVGGDARLFKNDEKEAETLKKYMLLIGIPDSDIIIETNSVNTYQNAVYTKKILVDKFPKGKYLLITSGYHIKRAMACFEKAGVKVFPYSVDRRSGKTSYDIDLLLIPSVETLCSWNGLFHEWLGYFSYLIMGYV
- a CDS encoding tetratricopeptide repeat protein encodes the protein MQSQVNYSTVYYYEILYSKNQGNQYVVFKLGTLYGQYKNDLDKSIFYLEKSISLNSNDVITLTNLGVAYGIQKRYDKSVNVLEAAYKIDPNSLNIINNLALTYKLLGNKEKAQYFDNRAIALKNKKK